From a region of the Takifugu flavidus isolate HTHZ2018 chromosome 20, ASM371156v2, whole genome shotgun sequence genome:
- the akna gene encoding microtubule organization protein AKNA isoform X5, with translation METKRSSGEEEFVLTPASSHTSCEGGCSQSDDHDDFVGLMDENGIIGLLEALEIVGVGEYSDDGESCHKVPSGLPAPVETETRLDEMGHDRSGSLPRRKSPAEDVQILTQSPGLNSEAEMTGDKKNKGVMRRTDRKQNRSKHTHPSGMLTQATGVAKERSRIFQRVSPATATCAREEIPAPLGIDAETFLDLSFTEGLEETHRSLPNLRPGPCFPPSAAFPGETVSGVANMLVNGSKFPDGNRQPPTPSSRTMDEGCPDAARSSASFTTEASKNTSSRADRNPTASRKSAMLKNPSKSRPNGSTPDYSNVKPRVNFPKVLYKPPKSRLCSQRESLSTGPPTGCDSSAGGGKEVGPNMPGVPSATECQELGCPKEATRLLSELEENYNKLWIRYAEAENTIDHLRLAAKVNLHSDGPKPGHLLQSIYNQEASKFMMLNFPQAQRAETSSVSLHSNGHRTPEYTPRDPPDSPVTKEPDRILCSQANEFLHQLQTFEDLLNCRKLKPDEQRKELSQLFEGLRSLESSFLLAKDEHKLLKKEEENSHFDPDRELEGLIFDCVLYMEELREHAEQITEDLLTFEPSPTLARSPSLSEAKEYLTDPQKTHIPSVVEPQQAAAAAAAMFSSISNKRDREEAQKETLHLRTVDGKAGHNGEFNKPPDNSHQSIREIPQPLALSQKNEAHLPPASKPDMQPVELEEEESNQSFEKLKVKERPQQSPQDSSPHSYSGAQPVSQPIMLDPSSRQGCEMKTSHSSSLSSLGETAALEKKNSKLQSGSCRMPSQVMDGIFSPETDSGFNGTESRHPTPTGVPSLLHQGAIESSSVVRNRDSKNPDSGVVTSPHPYSLLPSCCPATELRATSKFNSKQPRRTKPRKGQRRRTFTCSHQSWLKKSESEMSDVEPSSSSVSEAGRIGRYAESVTPVSATSSRSSQHCHGSCPKARSFPELPNNSVSMQMLQAEVSRLHTRLESCLKERGQSVSSSATMVQENHHHPRTSTPRVSRAVNTDGGAAVRKRPCCGQRHSPDVLGCSDDPHTPPQSVVSRCTQTLSAASYTNTVHRKKDPSRTAESTIGITHRSVSVQAPEASDEPDTTHPRPAHHQAPCRHCISYQRAQAEVPAASSKESVRSCCGRHCRHCGSTDTDCPRFTHSNTNTHHQPAEAVKCCTSASAAPPSSLQYLCPLPVLLCPSPSCPSPSNNNDTIAGVRSQKAARKFAAPPGGRNFLDRSLNKAIRAAKHMKSTSGHMSHSLRFGLHQQQQLLTPLMSQLSQRQTSN, from the exons ATGGAGACCAAAAGGAGCTCAGGAGAAGAGGAATTCGTTCTGACCccagcctcctcacacaccagctGCGAGGGTGGGTGCAGCCAGAGCGACGACCACGATGATTTTGTCGGTCTGATGGATGAGAATGGCATCATCGGACTGTTGGAAGCGCTGGAAATTGTGGGAGTTGGGGAATATAGCGATGATGGGGAAAGTTGTCACAAAGTGCCCTCTGGACTTCCGGCTCCAGTGGAGACGGAGACACGGTTGGACGAGATGGGTCATGACCGGAGCGGGTCTCTGCCGCGCAGGAAGTCGCCAGCAGAAGATGTGCAGATCCTGACACAGTCTCCAG GTCTCAACAGCGAGGCTGAAATGACAggagacaagaaaaacaaaggagtgatgaggaggactgacaggaaacagaataGAAGCAAACACACTCACCCATCTGGGATGCTTACACAAGCTACAGGTGTCGCTAAAGAACGCAGCCGCATATTTCAGCGCGTCTCACCTGCCACAGCGACCTGCGCACGTGAGGAAATTCCGGCTCCTTTGGGAATCGATGCCGAAACCTTTTTGGATTTGAGCTTCACAGAAGGTCTCGAAGAAACACACAGGAGTTTACCGAACCTCAGGCCGGGTCCCTGCTTCCCGCCGTCAGCCGCGTTTCCAGGAGAAACCGTGTCAGGTGTTGCCAACATGCTGGTGAATGGATCCAAGTTTCCAGATGGGAATCGCCAACCGCCAACTCCCTCATCAAGGACGATGGACGAGGGCTGCCCTGATGCTGCACGTTCATCCGCTTCATTCACAACAGAAGCCTCCAAAAACACATCAAGTCGAGCCGACAGGAATCCCACAGCCAGTCGTAAATCTGCTATGCTGAAAAATCCCAG TAAAAGTCGCCCGAATGGCTCCACACCAGACTACTCGAATGTGAAACCCAGGGTTAACTTCCCCAAAGTCCTTTATAAGCCACCCAAGAGTCGACTGTGCTCCCAAAGGGAGTCCCTGTCGACCGGGCCGCCCACAGGGTGTGACTCCTCGGCTGGAGGTGGGAAAGAAGTGGGACCGAACATGCCGGGCGTTCCTTCTGCCACAGAGTGTCAAGAGTTGGGATGCCCCAAAGAGGCCACCAGGCTTCTCAGTGAGCTGGAG GAGAACTACAACAAACTGTGGATTCGATACGCGGAGGCAGAGAACACCATTGACCATCTGCGCCTGGCAGCTAAG GTAAACCTGCACTCTGATGGTCCAAAGCCCGGCCACTTGCTGCAGTCAATTTATAACCAGGAGGCCTCGAAGTTCATGATGCTGAATTTCCCTCAGGCccaaagagcagagaccagcTCGGTCTCTCTTCATTCCAATGGACACAGAACTCCAGAAT ATACTCCGAGAGATCCCCCCGATTCTCCAGTAACAAAAGAGCCCGACAGGATTCTCTGCAGTCAGGCTAACGAGTTTCTCCACCAG CTGCAGACGTTTGAGGATCTCCTCAACTGCAGGAAACTCAAACCTGACGAACAAAGAAAG GAACTCTCACAGCTTTTTGAAGGTCTCCGATCTTTGGAGAGCAGCTTCTTGCTGGCAAAGGATGAGCACAAACtgctgaagaaagaggaagaaaatagCCATTTTGACCCTGACCG GGAGCTGGAGGGGCTGATCTTTGATTGTGTTCTGTACATGGAAGAACTGAGGGAGCATGCAGAGCAAATAACAGAGGATCTGCTGACCTTCGAGCCTTCTCCCACTCTAGCTCGTAGCCCTTCCCTTTCAGAGGCCAAAGAATACCTGACTGACCCTCAG AAAACACATATACCTTCAGTGGTTGAGCcacaacaggcagcagcagcagcagcagccatgttcAGCTCCATCAGCAACAAGAGGGACAGAGAAGAAGCCCAGAAAGAAACTCTCCACCTCAGAACTGTCGATGGCAAAGCTGGGCACAATGGAGAATTTAACAAACCACCAGATAA TAGCCATCAAAGCATCAGGGAAATCCCTCAGCCTTTAGCTCTGAGTCAGAAGAACGAAGCTCACCTTCCCCCTGCATCAAAACCAGACATGCAGCCGGTGGAGTTGGAGGAAGAAGAATCAAATCAAAGCTTTGAAAAGCTGAAAGTAAAAGAGAGGCCTCAACAGAG cccccagGACTCCTCTCCCCATTCATATAGCGGCGCACAGCCCGTCAGCCAGCCCATCATGCTGGATCCTTCCAGCAGACAAGGATGTGAGATGAAAACATCCCACAGCAGTAGCCTGAGCAGTCTGGGAGAGACTGCTGCCTTGGAGAAGAAGAACTCCAAACTTCAGTCTGGGAGCTGCAGGATGCCTTCTCAGGTTATG GATGGAATCTTCTCTCCGGAGACCGATAGTGGGTTTAATGGTACGGAGAGCCGCCATCCAACTCCTACAGGAGTTCCCAGTCTTCTCCATCAGGGAGCAATAGAGAG TTCTTCAGTGGTTCGCAACAGGGATTCCAAGAACCCAGACAGTGGTGTGGTTACATCACCACATCCTTATTCTTTGTTGCCAAGCTGTTGCCCGGCAACAGAGCTCAGGGCAACGTCCAAGTTCAATTCAAAGCAACCGAGGAGAACCAAACCCAGaaagggacagaggagaaggacCTTCACCTGCTCTCATCAGTCCTGGCTTAAAAAAAGCGAGAGCGAGATGAGTGACGTTGAGCCATCGA GTTCCTCTGTGTCTGAAGCTGGACGGATTGGCCGCTACGCAGAGTCGGTCACTCCTGTCAGTGCAACTTCCTCCCGTTCTTCCCAGCACTGCCATGGAAGTTGTCCCAAAGCCCGGAGCTTCCCTGAGCTGCCCAACAACAG tgtttccatgcagatgctgcaggctgaggtgaGCAGACTGCACACGAGGCTAGAAAGTTGTCTGAAAGAGAGGGGGCAGTCAGTGTCCTCAAGTGCAACTATGGTTCAGGAAAACCACCATCACCCCAGGACGTCCACACCTCGTGTCAG CAGGGCAGTGAACACAGATGGGGGAGCAGCGGTCAGGAAAAGACCCTGCTGTGGTCAAAGACACAGTCCTGACGTCT TGGGATGTTCAGATGATCCCCATACACCCCCCCAGTCTGTGGTGTCCAGATGTACCCAAACACTGTCTGCAGCTTCATACACCAACACTGTCCACAGGAAGAAGGACCCTTCCAGGACAGCAGAGTCCACGATAGGCA TAACACACAGGAGTGTGTCGGTCCAAGCACCCGAAGCCTCAGATGAACCCGACACCACGCACCCTCGTCCCGCTCACCATCAAGCTCCGTGTCGCCACTGTATTTCATATCAGCGAGCACAAGCTGAGG TTCCAGCCGCTAGCAGCAAAGAGTCAGTTCGCTCCTGCTGCGGTCGTCACTGCCGTCACTGTGGAagcacagacacag ACTGTCCCAGAttcacacacagtaacacaaacacacaccaccaaccAGCTGAAGCAGTTAAATGCTGCACATCCgcatctgcagctccacctTCATCTCTCCAGTACTtgtgtccacttcctgtcct GTTGTGCCCATCACCATCCTGTCCATCTCCTAGCAACAACAACGACACAATAGCAGGAGTCAGAAGTCAAAAAGCAGCGCGGAAGTTTGCAGCGCCTCCTGGTGGGCGGAATTTCCTGGACCGCTCACTGAACAAAGCCATCAGAGCAGCGAAGCACATGAAGAGCACCTCAGGACACATGTCTCACTCTCTGAGGTTTGgactgcaccagcagcagcagctgctcactcCACTGATGTCCCAGCTGAGTCAAAGACAGACATCAAACTGA
- the akna gene encoding microtubule organization protein AKNA isoform X2: METKRSSGEEEFVLTPASSHTSCEGGCSQSDDHDDFVGLMDENGIIGLLEALEIVGVGEYSDDGESCHKVPSGLPAPVETETRLDEMGHDRSGSLPRRKSPAEDVQILTQSPGLNSEAEMTGDKKNKGVMRRTDRKQNRSKHTHPSGMLTQATGVAKERSRIFQRVSPATATCAREEIPAPLGIDAETFLDLSFTEGLEETHRSLPNLRPGPCFPPSAAFPGETVSGVANMLVNGSKFPDGNRQPPTPSSRTMDEGCPDAARSSASFTTEASKNTSSRADRNPTASRKSAMLKNPSKSRPNGSTPDYSNVKPRVNFPKVLYKPPKSRLCSQRESLSTGPPTGCDSSAGGGKEVGPNMPGVPSATECQELGCPKEATRLLSELEENYNKLWIRYAEAENTIDHLRLAAKVNLHSDGPKPGHLLQSIYNQEASKFMMLNFPQAQRAETSSVSLHSNGHRTPEYTPRDPPDSPVTKEPDRILCSQANEFLHQFYFQLQTFEDLLNCRKLKPDEQRKELSQLFEGLRSLESSFLLAKDEHKLLKKEEENSHFDPDRELEGLIFDCVLYMEELREHAEQITEDLLTFEPSPTLARSPSLSEAKEYLTDPQKTHIPSVVEPQQAAAAAAAMFSSISNKRDREEAQKETLHLRTVDGKAGHNGEFNKPPDNHQSIREIPQPLALSQKNEAHLPPASKPDMQPVELEEEESNQSFEKLKVKERPQQSPQDSSPHSYSGAQPVSQPIMLDPSSRQGCEMKTSHSSSLSSLGETAALEKKNSKLQSGSCRMPSQVMDGIFSPETDSGFNGTESRHPTPTGVPSLLHQGAIESSSVVRNRDSKNPDSGVVTSPHPYSLLPSCCPATELRATSKFNSKQPRRTKPRKGQRRRTFTCSHQSWLKKSESEMSDVEPSSSSVSEAGRIGRYAESVTPVSATSSRSSQHCHGSCPKARSFPELPNNSVSMQMLQAEVSRLHTRLESCLKERGQSVSSSATMVQENHHHPRTSTPRVSRAVNTDGGAAVRKRPCCGQRHSPDVLGCSDDPHTPPQSVVSRCTQTLSAASYTNTVHRKKDPSRTAESTIGITHRSVSVQAPEASDEPDTTHPRPAHHQAPCRHCISYQRAQAEVPAASSKESVRSCCGRHCRHCGSTDTDCPRFTHSNTNTHHQPAEAVKCCTSASAAPPSSLQYLCPLPVLLCPSPSCPSPSNNNDTIAGVRSQKAARKFAAPPGGRNFLDRSLNKAIRAAKHMKSTSGHMSHSLRFGLHQQQQLLTPLMSQLSQRQTSN, encoded by the exons ATGGAGACCAAAAGGAGCTCAGGAGAAGAGGAATTCGTTCTGACCccagcctcctcacacaccagctGCGAGGGTGGGTGCAGCCAGAGCGACGACCACGATGATTTTGTCGGTCTGATGGATGAGAATGGCATCATCGGACTGTTGGAAGCGCTGGAAATTGTGGGAGTTGGGGAATATAGCGATGATGGGGAAAGTTGTCACAAAGTGCCCTCTGGACTTCCGGCTCCAGTGGAGACGGAGACACGGTTGGACGAGATGGGTCATGACCGGAGCGGGTCTCTGCCGCGCAGGAAGTCGCCAGCAGAAGATGTGCAGATCCTGACACAGTCTCCAG GTCTCAACAGCGAGGCTGAAATGACAggagacaagaaaaacaaaggagtgatgaggaggactgacaggaaacagaataGAAGCAAACACACTCACCCATCTGGGATGCTTACACAAGCTACAGGTGTCGCTAAAGAACGCAGCCGCATATTTCAGCGCGTCTCACCTGCCACAGCGACCTGCGCACGTGAGGAAATTCCGGCTCCTTTGGGAATCGATGCCGAAACCTTTTTGGATTTGAGCTTCACAGAAGGTCTCGAAGAAACACACAGGAGTTTACCGAACCTCAGGCCGGGTCCCTGCTTCCCGCCGTCAGCCGCGTTTCCAGGAGAAACCGTGTCAGGTGTTGCCAACATGCTGGTGAATGGATCCAAGTTTCCAGATGGGAATCGCCAACCGCCAACTCCCTCATCAAGGACGATGGACGAGGGCTGCCCTGATGCTGCACGTTCATCCGCTTCATTCACAACAGAAGCCTCCAAAAACACATCAAGTCGAGCCGACAGGAATCCCACAGCCAGTCGTAAATCTGCTATGCTGAAAAATCCCAG TAAAAGTCGCCCGAATGGCTCCACACCAGACTACTCGAATGTGAAACCCAGGGTTAACTTCCCCAAAGTCCTTTATAAGCCACCCAAGAGTCGACTGTGCTCCCAAAGGGAGTCCCTGTCGACCGGGCCGCCCACAGGGTGTGACTCCTCGGCTGGAGGTGGGAAAGAAGTGGGACCGAACATGCCGGGCGTTCCTTCTGCCACAGAGTGTCAAGAGTTGGGATGCCCCAAAGAGGCCACCAGGCTTCTCAGTGAGCTGGAG GAGAACTACAACAAACTGTGGATTCGATACGCGGAGGCAGAGAACACCATTGACCATCTGCGCCTGGCAGCTAAG GTAAACCTGCACTCTGATGGTCCAAAGCCCGGCCACTTGCTGCAGTCAATTTATAACCAGGAGGCCTCGAAGTTCATGATGCTGAATTTCCCTCAGGCccaaagagcagagaccagcTCGGTCTCTCTTCATTCCAATGGACACAGAACTCCAGAAT ATACTCCGAGAGATCCCCCCGATTCTCCAGTAACAAAAGAGCCCGACAGGATTCTCTGCAGTCAGGCTAACGAGTTTCTCCACCAG TTTTACTTCCAGCTGCAGACGTTTGAGGATCTCCTCAACTGCAGGAAACTCAAACCTGACGAACAAAGAAAG GAACTCTCACAGCTTTTTGAAGGTCTCCGATCTTTGGAGAGCAGCTTCTTGCTGGCAAAGGATGAGCACAAACtgctgaagaaagaggaagaaaatagCCATTTTGACCCTGACCG GGAGCTGGAGGGGCTGATCTTTGATTGTGTTCTGTACATGGAAGAACTGAGGGAGCATGCAGAGCAAATAACAGAGGATCTGCTGACCTTCGAGCCTTCTCCCACTCTAGCTCGTAGCCCTTCCCTTTCAGAGGCCAAAGAATACCTGACTGACCCTCAG AAAACACATATACCTTCAGTGGTTGAGCcacaacaggcagcagcagcagcagcagccatgttcAGCTCCATCAGCAACAAGAGGGACAGAGAAGAAGCCCAGAAAGAAACTCTCCACCTCAGAACTGTCGATGGCAAAGCTGGGCACAATGGAGAATTTAACAAACCACCAGATAA CCATCAAAGCATCAGGGAAATCCCTCAGCCTTTAGCTCTGAGTCAGAAGAACGAAGCTCACCTTCCCCCTGCATCAAAACCAGACATGCAGCCGGTGGAGTTGGAGGAAGAAGAATCAAATCAAAGCTTTGAAAAGCTGAAAGTAAAAGAGAGGCCTCAACAGAG cccccagGACTCCTCTCCCCATTCATATAGCGGCGCACAGCCCGTCAGCCAGCCCATCATGCTGGATCCTTCCAGCAGACAAGGATGTGAGATGAAAACATCCCACAGCAGTAGCCTGAGCAGTCTGGGAGAGACTGCTGCCTTGGAGAAGAAGAACTCCAAACTTCAGTCTGGGAGCTGCAGGATGCCTTCTCAGGTTATG GATGGAATCTTCTCTCCGGAGACCGATAGTGGGTTTAATGGTACGGAGAGCCGCCATCCAACTCCTACAGGAGTTCCCAGTCTTCTCCATCAGGGAGCAATAGAGAG TTCTTCAGTGGTTCGCAACAGGGATTCCAAGAACCCAGACAGTGGTGTGGTTACATCACCACATCCTTATTCTTTGTTGCCAAGCTGTTGCCCGGCAACAGAGCTCAGGGCAACGTCCAAGTTCAATTCAAAGCAACCGAGGAGAACCAAACCCAGaaagggacagaggagaaggacCTTCACCTGCTCTCATCAGTCCTGGCTTAAAAAAAGCGAGAGCGAGATGAGTGACGTTGAGCCATCGA GTTCCTCTGTGTCTGAAGCTGGACGGATTGGCCGCTACGCAGAGTCGGTCACTCCTGTCAGTGCAACTTCCTCCCGTTCTTCCCAGCACTGCCATGGAAGTTGTCCCAAAGCCCGGAGCTTCCCTGAGCTGCCCAACAACAG tgtttccatgcagatgctgcaggctgaggtgaGCAGACTGCACACGAGGCTAGAAAGTTGTCTGAAAGAGAGGGGGCAGTCAGTGTCCTCAAGTGCAACTATGGTTCAGGAAAACCACCATCACCCCAGGACGTCCACACCTCGTGTCAG CAGGGCAGTGAACACAGATGGGGGAGCAGCGGTCAGGAAAAGACCCTGCTGTGGTCAAAGACACAGTCCTGACGTCT TGGGATGTTCAGATGATCCCCATACACCCCCCCAGTCTGTGGTGTCCAGATGTACCCAAACACTGTCTGCAGCTTCATACACCAACACTGTCCACAGGAAGAAGGACCCTTCCAGGACAGCAGAGTCCACGATAGGCA TAACACACAGGAGTGTGTCGGTCCAAGCACCCGAAGCCTCAGATGAACCCGACACCACGCACCCTCGTCCCGCTCACCATCAAGCTCCGTGTCGCCACTGTATTTCATATCAGCGAGCACAAGCTGAGG TTCCAGCCGCTAGCAGCAAAGAGTCAGTTCGCTCCTGCTGCGGTCGTCACTGCCGTCACTGTGGAagcacagacacag ACTGTCCCAGAttcacacacagtaacacaaacacacaccaccaaccAGCTGAAGCAGTTAAATGCTGCACATCCgcatctgcagctccacctTCATCTCTCCAGTACTtgtgtccacttcctgtcct GTTGTGCCCATCACCATCCTGTCCATCTCCTAGCAACAACAACGACACAATAGCAGGAGTCAGAAGTCAAAAAGCAGCGCGGAAGTTTGCAGCGCCTCCTGGTGGGCGGAATTTCCTGGACCGCTCACTGAACAAAGCCATCAGAGCAGCGAAGCACATGAAGAGCACCTCAGGACACATGTCTCACTCTCTGAGGTTTGgactgcaccagcagcagcagctgctcactcCACTGATGTCCCAGCTGAGTCAAAGACAGACATCAAACTGA